In a single window of the Streptomyces brevispora genome:
- a CDS encoding dipeptidase encodes MTAHPISGTIASLMPRAKAELAELVAFQSVADPAVYPRSECDAAAEWVAGALRAEDFQDVALLDTPDGSRSVYGFLPGPAGAPTVLLYAHYDVQPPLDESAWLSPPFELTERDGRWFGRGSADCKGGFIMHLLALRALKANGGVPVSVKVIAEGSEEQGTGGLEQYAQAHPELLAADTVVIGDTGNFRVGLPTVTSTLRGMTMLRVRLDTLEGNLHSGQFGGAAPDALAAMIQLLASLRAEDGTTTVDGLTSDAQWDGLQYPEAEFRKDAKVLDGVELISTGTVADRIWARPAVTVIGIDCPPVVGATPSVQASARAQISLRVPPGGDADEATRLLTAHLRSHAPWGARISVEQVGQGQPFRADVTSPAYTAMADAMRVAYPGEEMQSSGMGGSIPLCNALAGLYPEAEILLIGLSEPEAQIHAVNESVSPEELERMSVAEALFLRNYAASKKV; translated from the coding sequence ATGACCGCCCATCCGATTTCCGGGACCATCGCCTCTCTGATGCCCCGTGCCAAGGCGGAGCTCGCCGAGCTGGTGGCCTTCCAGTCGGTGGCGGATCCCGCGGTGTACCCGAGGAGCGAGTGCGACGCCGCCGCCGAGTGGGTTGCCGGGGCGCTGCGCGCCGAGGACTTCCAGGACGTCGCCCTGCTCGACACCCCGGACGGCAGCCGGTCCGTCTACGGCTTCCTGCCCGGTCCGGCCGGTGCGCCCACCGTGCTGCTCTACGCGCACTACGACGTGCAGCCGCCGCTCGACGAGTCCGCCTGGCTCTCCCCGCCGTTCGAGCTGACGGAGCGTGACGGCCGTTGGTTCGGCCGGGGCTCGGCCGACTGCAAGGGCGGCTTCATCATGCATCTCCTCGCGCTGCGCGCCCTCAAGGCGAACGGCGGGGTGCCGGTCTCCGTGAAGGTGATCGCCGAGGGCTCGGAGGAGCAGGGCACCGGAGGTCTGGAGCAGTATGCGCAGGCGCATCCGGAACTGCTCGCCGCCGACACCGTCGTCATCGGCGACACCGGCAATTTCCGCGTCGGCCTGCCCACGGTCACCTCGACCCTGCGCGGGATGACGATGCTGCGGGTCCGGCTCGACACCCTCGAAGGGAACCTGCACTCCGGGCAGTTCGGCGGCGCCGCGCCCGACGCGCTGGCCGCGATGATCCAACTCCTCGCGTCGCTGCGCGCCGAGGACGGAACGACGACCGTCGACGGGCTCACCTCCGATGCCCAGTGGGACGGTCTCCAGTACCCCGAGGCCGAGTTCCGCAAGGACGCGAAGGTGCTCGACGGGGTCGAACTGATCAGCACGGGGACGGTCGCGGACCGGATCTGGGCGCGGCCGGCCGTCACGGTCATCGGCATCGACTGCCCGCCGGTCGTCGGTGCGACGCCCTCGGTGCAGGCGAGCGCACGGGCACAGATCAGCCTGCGGGTGCCGCCGGGCGGCGACGCCGACGAGGCCACGAGGCTGCTCACCGCACATCTGCGGTCGCACGCCCCGTGGGGTGCCCGGATCTCGGTCGAGCAGGTGGGCCAGGGGCAGCCGTTCCGCGCTGATGTCACCAGCCCTGCGTACACGGCGATGGCGGATGCCATGCGGGTCGCGTACCCCGGCGAGGAGATGCAGTCCTCCGGCATGGGCGGCTCGATCCCGCTCTGCAACGCGCTCGCCGGGCTGTACCCGGAGGCGGAGATCCTGCTGATCGGACTGAGCGAGCCCGAGGCGCAGATCCACGCGGTGAACGAGAGCGTGTCGCCCGAGGAACTGGAGCGGATGTCGGTGGCCGAGGCGCTGTTCCTGCGGAACTACGCCGCCTCCAAGAAGGTCTGA
- a CDS encoding nitroreductase/quinone reductase family protein codes for MSQPQAYYLQGSPLNVRLNSVIGWLARHGVSLLGSQELSVRGRKSGQMQRIPVNPHTYEGAQYLVSARGHSQWVRNMRAAGGGELRKGRRNRVFTAVEIADDEQKVIVVRAYLERWGWEVNQYFQGITAKSTDAELLAACPDHPVFRITVED; via the coding sequence ATGTCGCAGCCGCAGGCCTACTACCTTCAGGGAAGCCCGCTCAACGTCCGGCTGAACAGCGTCATCGGCTGGCTCGCCCGGCACGGCGTCAGCCTGCTCGGCTCGCAGGAGTTGTCGGTGCGCGGACGCAAGAGCGGTCAGATGCAGCGCATCCCCGTCAACCCTCACACCTACGAGGGCGCGCAGTACCTGGTCTCGGCCCGTGGCCACTCGCAGTGGGTTCGCAACATGCGGGCCGCGGGCGGCGGTGAACTGCGCAAGGGCCGCAGGAACCGCGTCTTCACCGCCGTGGAGATCGCGGACGACGAGCAGAAGGTGATCGTCGTCCGCGCCTACCTGGAGCGCTGGGGCTGGGAGGTCAACCAGTACTTCCAGGGCATCACGGCGAAGTCCACGGACGCCGAACTCCTCGCGGCCTGCCCCGACCACCCCGTCTTCCGGATCACCGTCGAGGACTGA
- a CDS encoding NUDIX hydrolase → MIVWINGAFSAGKTSAARELIDLIPNSTFYDPELTGAGLRHLLPQKKLAEVTDFQDLPIWRRLVVDTAAALLAEVGGVLVVPMTLLRQEYRDEIFGGLASRRIPVRHVLLSPDETILRQRIAGRVEIADDPEHSERVRQWAYEHIGPYLSALDWITGDAHTIDNSALTPHETAELIAEALDTGAAPACEIVQTPDPTSETVAAGVLLFDEDGRVLLVDPTYKPGWEFPGGVVESGEAPAQAGIREVAEEIGIRLERVPKLLVIDWEAPEPPGYGGLRLLFDGGLLPGREAERLMLPGSELRGWRFVTEAEAAIMLPPTRYERLRWALRAREQSAVLNLEAGVPVG, encoded by the coding sequence GTGATCGTCTGGATCAACGGTGCGTTCAGCGCGGGCAAAACCAGCGCCGCGCGCGAACTGATCGATCTGATCCCGAACAGCACCTTCTACGACCCGGAACTGACCGGCGCGGGGCTGCGGCATCTGCTGCCCCAGAAGAAGCTCGCCGAGGTCACCGACTTCCAGGACCTGCCGATCTGGCGGCGCCTGGTGGTGGACACCGCGGCGGCCCTGCTCGCCGAGGTCGGTGGGGTACTGGTGGTGCCGATGACGCTGCTGCGACAGGAGTATCGCGACGAGATCTTCGGAGGGCTCGCTTCCCGGCGCATTCCGGTGCGCCATGTGCTGCTCTCACCCGACGAAACGATCCTGCGGCAACGGATCGCCGGCCGAGTGGAAATCGCCGACGATCCGGAACACAGCGAACGGGTCCGTCAGTGGGCGTACGAGCACATCGGGCCCTACCTGTCGGCGCTCGACTGGATCACCGGGGACGCCCACACCATCGACAACAGCGCGCTCACCCCGCACGAGACCGCCGAGCTCATCGCCGAGGCCCTGGACACGGGGGCGGCACCGGCCTGCGAGATCGTGCAGACACCCGACCCGACGTCGGAGACCGTCGCGGCGGGGGTGCTGCTCTTCGACGAGGACGGCCGGGTCCTGCTCGTCGACCCCACCTACAAACCCGGCTGGGAGTTCCCCGGCGGCGTGGTGGAGTCCGGTGAAGCCCCGGCACAGGCCGGGATCAGAGAGGTCGCCGAGGAGATAGGCATACGACTCGAACGGGTGCCGAAACTGCTCGTCATCGACTGGGAGGCGCCCGAGCCGCCCGGATACGGTGGGCTGCGGCTGCTCTTCGACGGCGGCCTGCTGCCGGGCCGGGAGGCCGAACGGCTGATGCTGCCCGGTTCCGAACTACGCGGCTGGCGGTTCGTCACCGAGGCCGAGGCGGCCATCATGCTGCCGCCCACCCGGTACGAACGGCTGCGCTGGGCGCTGCGTGCCCGCGAGCAGTCAGCCGTGCTCAACCTGGAGGCCGGAGTCCCGGTCGGCTGA
- a CDS encoding TROVE domain-containing protein: protein MSRFNKLGTRPAAASAVRTTGIRTSTAKGATGYLRDAKSELFLLAVTNFVAQDTFYERGGERDDRYTQLVRKLAVEDPEWVAGLLKWLRGEGNMRTAALVGAAEFTTERLLREAPGHSRQVIDSVLQRADEPGELLAYWTSKYGRRLPKPVKRGIADAVRRLYDERALLKYDTGSKGYRFGDVLNLVHPSPANDRPWQGDLFKHAIDRRKNRDEEIPHLLHTLRARDSLMKMPVEDRRGALGDPDVTDLFNEAGMTWEALAGWLRGPMDAAAWEAVIPSMGYMALLRNLRNFDEAGVGDDVAEQVAKRLCAPERVARSRQLPMRFYSAHKAAPSLRWGHALDKALTASLAGVPRLDGRTLVLVDTSASMDEAFSRDGSLMRWDAATVFAIALGRRCAQADVVSFSSTREYWDQPPGARTKAFPLAPGGSLLGDVRKWKDGGWFLGGGTDTALALRETFRDHDRVVVITDEQAGHDGQEVTEAVPGTTPMYTWNLAGYEAGHAPSGRARRHTFGGLTDQAFRMIPLLEAGRDAAWPWEVAVA from the coding sequence ATGTCCCGCTTCAACAAGCTCGGCACCCGTCCCGCCGCTGCCTCGGCCGTGCGGACCACGGGCATACGCACCAGCACGGCCAAGGGCGCCACCGGCTATCTCCGGGACGCCAAGTCCGAACTGTTCCTGCTGGCAGTGACCAACTTCGTCGCGCAGGACACCTTCTACGAGCGGGGCGGCGAGCGCGACGACCGCTACACCCAGCTCGTCCGCAAGCTCGCGGTGGAGGACCCCGAGTGGGTGGCCGGCCTGCTGAAGTGGCTGCGCGGCGAGGGCAACATGCGTACCGCCGCCCTGGTCGGTGCGGCCGAGTTCACCACCGAACGCCTCCTGCGGGAGGCGCCCGGCCACTCCCGCCAGGTCATCGACTCGGTACTCCAGCGCGCCGACGAACCGGGCGAACTGCTGGCCTACTGGACGTCGAAGTACGGCCGCCGGCTTCCGAAGCCCGTCAAGCGCGGCATCGCCGACGCCGTGCGGCGCCTCTACGACGAGCGGGCCCTGCTCAAGTACGACACCGGCTCCAAGGGATACCGGTTCGGCGACGTCCTCAACCTCGTCCACCCCAGCCCGGCGAACGACAGGCCGTGGCAGGGAGACCTGTTCAAACACGCCATCGACCGGCGCAAGAACCGGGACGAGGAGATCCCGCACCTTCTCCACACGCTGCGCGCCCGCGACTCTCTGATGAAGATGCCTGTCGAGGACCGCCGCGGCGCCCTCGGCGACCCGGACGTCACGGACCTGTTCAACGAAGCGGGCATGACGTGGGAGGCACTGGCCGGCTGGCTCCGGGGCCCCATGGACGCGGCGGCGTGGGAGGCGGTCATCCCGTCCATGGGGTACATGGCGCTGCTCCGTAATCTGCGGAACTTCGACGAGGCGGGGGTCGGCGACGACGTGGCGGAGCAGGTGGCGAAGCGGCTCTGCGCCCCCGAGCGGGTGGCCCGGTCCCGGCAACTGCCCATGAGGTTCTACTCCGCGCACAAGGCCGCACCGTCCCTGCGCTGGGGGCACGCCCTCGACAAGGCGCTCACCGCCTCGCTCGCCGGCGTTCCGCGGCTGGACGGCCGGACGCTGGTCCTCGTCGACACGTCCGCCTCGATGGACGAGGCTTTCTCCCGTGACGGCTCACTCATGCGCTGGGACGCCGCAACCGTCTTCGCCATCGCCCTGGGGCGCCGATGCGCACAGGCCGACGTGGTCTCGTTCTCCTCCACCCGTGAGTACTGGGACCAGCCGCCCGGTGCGAGGACGAAGGCGTTTCCGCTCGCCCCCGGTGGATCCCTCCTCGGCGATGTCCGGAAGTGGAAGGACGGGGGATGGTTCCTCGGAGGAGGCACCGACACCGCCCTGGCCCTCCGAGAGACGTTCCGCGACCACGACCGAGTCGTCGTCATCACCGACGAACAGGCCGGTCACGACGGCCAGGAGGTCACCGAGGCCGTTCCCGGGACGACACCGATGTACACCTGGAACCTCGCCGGGTACGAAGCCGGGCACGCCCCGTCCGGCCGCGCCCGGCGGCACACCTTCGGCGGACTCACCGACCAGGCGTTCCGCATGATTCCGCTCCTCGAAGCCGGGCGGGACGCGGCGTGGCCGTGGGAAGTCGCGGTCGCGTGA
- a CDS encoding carbohydrate ABC transporter permease — MTTRAAAVRPAPPAPTTARRRLRPGRLGVHAFLMTVSIAFLAPLVLAVYASLRPYDETSEYGYFSLPRHLSLDYYRQAFTDSGMTKYFVNTMIIAVPGVLVTLFLASFVAFALARLKMRGGLVLLMLFTAGNLLPQQVIVTPLYVVFNRIPLPYWMSDSMTMFDSYWAVVLVQIGFQLGFCVFVLANFMRTLPQEILEAAVVDGAGVWTQFWRITLPLCRPALAALGTLQFTWMYNDFLWALVFISDGDKLPITSALNNLRGQFFTDYNLLAAGSVIVALPTLVVFMLLQRHFIAGLTLGSNK, encoded by the coding sequence ATGACCACCCGAGCCGCCGCCGTCCGGCCGGCACCCCCCGCCCCCACCACTGCCCGACGCAGGCTCCGCCCCGGCCGGCTCGGCGTGCACGCCTTCCTGATGACGGTCTCGATCGCCTTCCTCGCGCCTCTCGTCCTCGCCGTGTACGCGTCGCTACGGCCGTACGACGAGACCTCCGAGTACGGCTACTTCTCGCTGCCGCGCCATCTCTCCCTGGACTACTACCGGCAGGCGTTCACCGACTCCGGCATGACGAAGTACTTCGTCAACACCATGATCATCGCGGTTCCGGGGGTGCTCGTCACCCTTTTCCTCGCCTCGTTCGTCGCCTTCGCACTCGCACGGCTGAAAATGCGCGGCGGGCTCGTCCTGCTGATGCTCTTCACCGCCGGGAACCTGCTTCCGCAGCAGGTGATCGTCACGCCCCTGTACGTCGTCTTCAACCGCATCCCGCTGCCGTACTGGATGTCCGACTCGATGACGATGTTCGACTCGTACTGGGCCGTCGTCCTGGTCCAGATCGGCTTCCAGCTCGGATTCTGCGTCTTCGTGCTGGCCAACTTCATGCGCACCCTCCCGCAGGAGATCCTGGAGGCGGCCGTCGTGGACGGAGCGGGCGTCTGGACCCAGTTCTGGCGGATCACCCTGCCCCTGTGCCGTCCGGCACTCGCCGCTCTCGGCACACTCCAGTTCACCTGGATGTACAACGACTTCCTCTGGGCCCTGGTCTTCATCTCCGACGGCGACAAACTCCCGATCACCTCGGCACTGAACAATCTGCGCGGCCAGTTCTTCACCGACTACAACCTGCTCGCCGCCGGCTCGGTGATCGTGGCGCTCCCGACCCTCGTGGTCTTCATGCTGCTGCAACGGCACTTCATCGCGGGGCTCACCCTGGGATCCAACAAGTGA
- a CDS encoding ABC transporter substrate-binding protein, with protein sequence MSRRSLLRGAAVGAGAVTLPALLTACGSGPGGDGKTITLGSNSSDPVPKKAFAEAFSAYAAQSDGRKVKVNTVDHNTFQENINRYLQGKPDDVFMWFAGNRMQFFAEKGLLHDISDNWHGYKGFSAALKAQSSGADGKQYLTPYYYYPWAVFHRKSLFTERGYQAPKTLDEYVALAKQMKKDKLDPIAFCDKDGWPAMGTFDYINMRTNGYEFHKSLMAGEEAWTDKRVREVFDTWRRLLPYCQQGANGRTWQEAATSLQKRDAGMAVFGLPHPGAQFSKTEQGDLDFFPFPVINPEHGQDAVEAPIDGFLLAKKSKNLKNKKSLESAKDLLKWLATGKAEDIYLKSDPNNIAVNDQADTSQYSALQKKAVDLVSGAKQISQFMDRDTRPDFSSTVMIPAIQKFISSPNDVDGLVNDIERQKKSIFTSD encoded by the coding sequence ATGTCCCGGCGAAGTCTGTTACGTGGCGCGGCAGTCGGTGCCGGAGCGGTCACGCTTCCCGCACTGCTCACCGCATGCGGCAGCGGTCCCGGCGGTGACGGCAAGACGATCACCCTTGGCTCGAATTCGTCCGACCCCGTTCCGAAGAAGGCGTTCGCCGAGGCCTTCAGTGCTTACGCGGCTCAGTCGGATGGCCGAAAGGTGAAGGTCAACACGGTTGACCACAACACCTTTCAGGAGAACATCAACCGGTACCTGCAGGGCAAGCCCGACGACGTCTTCATGTGGTTCGCCGGAAACCGCATGCAGTTCTTCGCGGAGAAGGGCCTGTTGCACGACATCAGTGACAACTGGCACGGCTACAAGGGCTTCTCCGCCGCTCTGAAGGCCCAGTCCAGCGGCGCGGACGGCAAGCAGTACCTCACCCCGTACTACTACTATCCATGGGCCGTCTTCCACCGTAAGAGCCTGTTCACCGAACGCGGCTATCAGGCGCCGAAGACGCTGGACGAGTACGTGGCACTCGCCAAGCAGATGAAGAAGGACAAGCTGGACCCCATCGCGTTCTGCGACAAGGACGGCTGGCCCGCGATGGGCACCTTCGACTACATCAACATGCGGACCAACGGCTACGAATTCCACAAGAGCCTGATGGCCGGCGAGGAAGCCTGGACGGACAAGCGGGTCAGGGAGGTCTTCGACACCTGGCGCCGCCTCCTTCCGTACTGCCAGCAGGGCGCCAACGGCCGTACCTGGCAGGAGGCGGCGACCAGCCTCCAGAAGCGCGACGCGGGCATGGCGGTCTTCGGCCTGCCGCACCCCGGGGCCCAGTTCTCCAAGACCGAACAGGGCGACCTCGACTTCTTCCCCTTCCCCGTCATCAACCCCGAACACGGCCAGGACGCGGTCGAGGCGCCCATCGACGGGTTCCTGCTGGCGAAGAAGTCGAAGAACCTCAAGAACAAGAAGTCCCTGGAGAGCGCCAAGGACCTGCTGAAGTGGCTCGCCACCGGCAAGGCCGAGGACATCTACCTGAAGAGCGACCCGAACAACATCGCGGTCAACGACCAGGCGGACACCTCCCAGTACTCCGCGCTCCAGAAGAAGGCCGTCGACCTGGTCTCCGGGGCGAAGCAGATCTCCCAGTTCATGGACCGTGACACCCGCCCGGACTTCTCCTCCACGGTCATGATCCCGGCGATCCAGAAGTTCATCAGCAGTCCGAACGATGTGGACGGCCTGGTCAACGACATCGAACGGCAGAAGAAAAGCATCTTCACCTCGGACTGA
- a CDS encoding geranylgeranyl reductase family protein translates to MSSENADAGHEHEELSVWDVVVVGAGPAGASAAYAAAVAGRRVLLLEKAELPRYKTCGGGIIGYSRDSLPPGFELPLQDRIHAVTFSLNGRLARTRRSRRMLFGLINRPEFDAGLVEEAQKAGAELRTGATVSRVEQHGAAVPDRRTVAVVLSGGETVLARAVVGADGSAGRIGAHVGVKLDQVDLGLEAEIPVPQTVAEDWAGRVLIDWGPMPGSYGWVFPKGDTLTVGVISARGDGGGTKRYLEDFVARLGLAGFEPKISSGHLTRCRSDDSPLSRGRVLVCGDAAGLLEPWTREGISFALRSGRLAGEWAVRVAESHDAVDARRQALNYAFAIKAGLGVEMSVGRRMLKLFERRPGVLHAVLTGFRPAWNAFAGITRGTTSLAELVRSHPLAQRALSVMDRK, encoded by the coding sequence GTGAGCAGCGAGAACGCAGACGCCGGACATGAGCACGAAGAGTTGTCCGTGTGGGATGTCGTCGTAGTCGGCGCCGGACCGGCGGGAGCCTCCGCGGCATACGCGGCGGCGGTCGCCGGCCGTCGGGTGCTGCTGCTGGAGAAGGCAGAACTGCCCCGTTACAAAACGTGCGGTGGCGGCATCATCGGGTATTCGCGTGATTCGCTGCCGCCTGGATTCGAACTGCCCTTGCAGGACCGGATCCACGCGGTCACGTTCTCGCTGAACGGCAGGCTCGCGCGGACCCGCCGCTCAAGGCGCATGCTCTTCGGGCTGATCAACCGCCCCGAGTTCGACGCGGGTCTGGTCGAGGAGGCGCAGAAGGCCGGTGCCGAACTCCGTACCGGCGCGACGGTGTCGCGGGTCGAGCAGCACGGTGCCGCGGTGCCGGACCGGCGCACGGTCGCGGTCGTGCTGTCCGGCGGCGAGACCGTCCTGGCCCGTGCGGTGGTGGGTGCGGACGGCAGTGCCGGGCGGATAGGAGCCCACGTCGGGGTGAAGCTCGACCAGGTGGACCTGGGCCTGGAGGCGGAGATCCCCGTTCCGCAGACGGTCGCGGAGGACTGGGCCGGCCGGGTGCTGATCGACTGGGGTCCCATGCCGGGGAGTTACGGATGGGTCTTCCCCAAGGGCGACACCCTGACGGTCGGTGTGATCTCGGCGCGCGGCGACGGTGGCGGTACCAAGCGGTACCTGGAGGACTTCGTCGCGCGGCTCGGTCTGGCCGGCTTCGAGCCGAAGATCTCCTCCGGCCATCTGACGCGCTGCCGCAGCGACGACTCGCCGCTGTCGCGCGGCCGGGTGCTCGTGTGCGGTGACGCGGCCGGTCTGTTGGAGCCGTGGACCCGCGAGGGCATCTCGTTCGCGCTGCGGTCGGGGCGGCTCGCCGGTGAGTGGGCGGTCCGTGTCGCGGAGTCGCACGACGCGGTGGACGCCCGCCGTCAGGCGCTCAACTACGCCTTCGCCATCAAGGCCGGGCTGGGTGTCGAGATGAGCGTGGGGCGGCGCATGCTGAAGCTCTTCGAGCGGCGCCCGGGTGTGCTGCACGCGGTGCTGACGGGATTCCGCCCGGCGTGGAACGCGTTCGCGGGGATCACCCGGGGGACGACCTCGCTGGCCGAGCTGGTTCGTTCGCATCCGCTGGCGCAGCGTGCGCTGTCCGTGATGGACCGCAAGTAG
- a CDS encoding carbohydrate ABC transporter permease: MSFISGRRTGQRGTRRFTRRDLVVLGVLLGIPVLLDIAIVWGPTLASVALSFTSWDGIGDIKWVGTRNYANLFTNYPQFWPAARHNLLWLGFLGLVAAPFGLLLAVLIDKGVRFSRFYQSTLYMPVVLSLAVVGFIAQLIFSRDQGALNAIVGDTRTPTDWLGDPDLNIWMILLAAAWRHTGYVMILYLAGLKAVDPSLKEAAAIDGASETQTFFRIVFPTLRPVNVIVGVITVIESLRAFDIVYAVNHGRNGLELLSVLVTDNIIGEASRIGFGSAIAVVLLAVSLGFVVTYLVQELRGEKNR; encoded by the coding sequence GTGTCGTTCATCTCGGGGCGGCGCACCGGACAACGGGGAACGCGGCGGTTCACCCGCCGCGACCTCGTCGTGCTCGGCGTGCTGCTCGGCATCCCAGTCCTGCTCGACATCGCCATCGTCTGGGGGCCGACCCTCGCCTCCGTCGCCCTCTCGTTCACCAGCTGGGACGGCATCGGCGACATCAAGTGGGTCGGTACGCGCAACTACGCGAACCTGTTCACCAACTACCCGCAGTTCTGGCCGGCCGCCCGCCACAACCTGCTCTGGCTCGGCTTCCTCGGCCTGGTCGCCGCACCGTTCGGGCTGCTCCTCGCCGTACTCATCGACAAGGGCGTGCGCTTCAGCCGCTTCTACCAGTCGACCCTCTACATGCCCGTGGTGCTGTCCCTCGCCGTGGTCGGCTTCATCGCCCAGCTGATCTTCTCCCGCGACCAGGGCGCCCTCAACGCGATCGTCGGCGACACCCGGACGCCGACCGACTGGCTGGGCGATCCCGACCTCAACATCTGGATGATTCTGCTGGCCGCCGCCTGGCGCCACACCGGCTACGTGATGATCCTCTACCTCGCCGGACTCAAGGCCGTCGACCCCTCGCTGAAGGAGGCCGCCGCGATCGACGGCGCGAGCGAGACCCAGACCTTCTTCCGCATCGTCTTCCCCACACTCCGGCCGGTCAACGTCATCGTCGGGGTCATCACCGTCATCGAGTCGCTGCGCGCATTCGACATCGTGTACGCGGTCAACCACGGCCGCAACGGCCTCGAACTGCTCTCGGTACTTGTCACCGACAACATCATCGGCGAGGCCAGCCGGATCGGATTCGGCTCCGCCATCGCCGTCGTCCTGCTCGCCGTCTCGCTGGGATTCGTCGTGACGTATCTGGTCCAGGAGCTCCGAGGGGAGAAGAACCGATGA
- a CDS encoding TetR/AcrR family transcriptional regulator, with the protein MSAIRGARERARMEVTAAIKDEARRQLAAEGAAKLSLRAVARELGMVSSALYRYFPSRDELLTALIVDAYDSVGEAAESAYRTAGPGPSAPAAHLTRWIAVACAVRDWALAHPHEYALIYGSPVPGYTAPQATVGPASRVGLVLIAVVEDAHRTEGLALPPLAEELRPEAERLAADLAPGLPPAVVPPLVAAWSQLFGLLSFEIFGQFNRVVEAREIFFRHAVEELAHTVGLLGGGSRSGGTGGNRGGTGTAGRARSRHRSDPGRP; encoded by the coding sequence ATGAGCGCTATCCGAGGAGCCAGGGAACGGGCCCGCATGGAGGTCACCGCCGCCATCAAGGACGAGGCGAGGAGGCAGCTCGCGGCCGAGGGCGCGGCGAAGCTCTCGCTGCGTGCGGTGGCGCGCGAGCTCGGCATGGTCTCCTCCGCGCTCTACCGCTACTTCCCCAGCCGCGACGAACTGCTGACGGCCCTGATCGTCGATGCGTACGACTCCGTGGGTGAGGCCGCCGAGAGTGCATACCGGACGGCCGGTCCGGGCCCTTCCGCGCCCGCTGCTCATCTGACCCGCTGGATCGCGGTCGCCTGTGCCGTACGCGACTGGGCGCTGGCGCACCCCCATGAGTACGCCCTGATCTACGGCTCGCCGGTGCCCGGCTACACGGCGCCGCAGGCCACCGTCGGCCCCGCGTCGCGCGTCGGCCTCGTCCTCATCGCCGTCGTCGAGGATGCCCACCGCACGGAGGGGCTCGCGCTTCCGCCGTTGGCCGAAGAGTTGCGCCCCGAGGCCGAGAGGCTCGCCGCGGACCTGGCCCCCGGCCTGCCCCCCGCGGTGGTCCCACCGCTCGTCGCCGCTTGGTCGCAGCTGTTCGGACTGCTGTCGTTCGAGATCTTCGGTCAGTTCAACCGGGTCGTGGAAGCCAGGGAGATCTTCTTCCGCCATGCCGTCGAGGAGCTGGCCCACACGGTCGGCCTGCTCGGCGGCGGCAGCCGCAGCGGCGGAACGGGCGGCAACCGCGGCGGTACCGGCACGGCAGGCCGAGCGCGGAGCCGACATCGCTCTGATCCCGGGCGCCCCTGA